The Lysobacter gummosus genome includes a region encoding these proteins:
- a CDS encoding GNAT family N-acetyltransferase, whose product MNPIRPCRADEEEAILTIINAAAEAYRGVIPADRWHEPYMPARELREEIAAGVAFSGYEHEGELLGVMGIQPVRDVDLIRHAYVRPGRQRSGVGAALLRHLRENAQRPVLVGTWADAAWAIAFYQRNGFVLVPQARAAALLRSYWDIPERQIDTSVVLELASRDEVGR is encoded by the coding sequence ATGAATCCGATCCGTCCCTGCCGCGCCGACGAAGAAGAGGCGATCCTCACGATCATCAATGCCGCCGCCGAGGCCTACCGCGGCGTGATCCCAGCCGACCGCTGGCATGAGCCGTACATGCCGGCGCGGGAACTGCGCGAGGAGATCGCCGCCGGCGTGGCGTTTTCCGGTTACGAACACGAGGGCGAACTGCTTGGCGTAATGGGCATCCAGCCGGTGCGCGACGTCGATCTGATCCGTCACGCCTATGTGCGCCCCGGCCGCCAGCGTTCCGGCGTGGGCGCGGCGCTGCTGCGGCATCTGCGTGAGAACGCCCAGCGCCCGGTCCTGGTCGGCACCTGGGCCGATGCCGCCTGGGCGATCGCGTTCTATCAGCGCAACGGCTTCGTGCTGGTGCCGCAGGCGCGCGCGGCTGCGTTGCTGCGCAGTTATTGGGATATCCCCGAGCGACAGATCGATACCTCGGTGGTGTTGGAGCTGGCGTCTCGCGATGAGGTTGGTCGATAG
- a CDS encoding AraC family transcriptional regulator, with amino-acid sequence MPEQIRYLATALTGIDAMSAVTARAYPRHVHDQYGIGVVDAGGHASASDRRQVEAGPGQLIFVNPGEVHDGRAIGGRPRAWRMLYLDQQMVDQARIQIADGARRPLTFAAAVFGDERVRRVFESAYAVLTGSAAISGSAAAMARETALLRLLAASDVNATTPARAAAGATAPVRRARDRIEAEPAAELSLAELSAEAGVSRYQLIRGFAREFGLTPHAYIVQRRIALARRLIRLGHSAADAALQAGFCDQSHLNRCFVRQFGVTPNRYARRLG; translated from the coding sequence ATGCCCGAACAGATCCGCTACCTCGCCACCGCGTTGACCGGCATCGATGCGATGAGCGCGGTGACGGCGCGCGCTTATCCGCGCCATGTCCACGATCAATACGGCATCGGCGTCGTCGATGCCGGCGGCCACGCCTCCGCCAGCGACCGCCGTCAGGTCGAGGCCGGTCCGGGGCAGTTGATCTTCGTCAACCCTGGCGAGGTCCACGACGGCCGCGCGATCGGCGGGCGGCCGCGGGCATGGCGGATGCTGTATCTCGATCAGCAAATGGTCGATCAGGCCCGGATCCAGATCGCCGACGGCGCGCGGCGGCCGTTGACCTTCGCCGCGGCGGTGTTCGGCGATGAACGCGTGCGGCGCGTGTTCGAATCGGCCTATGCGGTATTGACCGGATCGGCGGCGATAAGCGGATCGGCCGCGGCGATGGCGCGCGAAACCGCATTGCTGCGTTTGCTCGCCGCCAGCGACGTCAACGCGACCACGCCGGCGCGGGCGGCTGCCGGCGCCACCGCACCGGTGCGACGCGCGCGCGACCGCATCGAGGCCGAACCGGCGGCGGAACTGTCGCTGGCCGAGCTGTCCGCCGAGGCCGGCGTCAGCCGCTATCAATTGATTCGCGGCTTCGCGCGCGAGTTCGGCCTGACCCCGCATGCCTACATCGTGCAGCGGCGCATCGCCCTGGCGCGGCGGCTGATCCGGCTCGGCCACTCAGCGGCCGACGCCGCGTTGCAGGCCGGTTTCTGCGATCAAAGTCATCTCAACCGTTGTTTCGTGCGCCAGTTCGGCGTCACCCCGAATCGGTACGCGCGTCGCCTGGGCTGA
- a CDS encoding helix-turn-helix domain-containing protein, whose product MISIKGHQGTMRVITPLPACSAAERRRGFQELLDDARQRDAMRMLADPDIDIQRIAAAPGYQEPPSFIRAFQRWTGTTPGQAREALQRRD is encoded by the coding sequence ATGATTAGCATCAAGGGCCATCAGGGAACGATGCGCGTCATCACACCCCTGCCAGCATGCAGCGCCGCCGAACGCCGCCGTGGCTTCCAGGAACTGCTCGACGACGCGCGCCAGCGCGACGCGATGCGGATGCTGGCCGACCCGGATATCGACATCCAGCGCATCGCCGCGGCGCCGGGCTATCAGGAACCGCCATCGTTCATCCGCGCGTTCCAACGCTGGACCGGCACGACGCCGGGTCAGGCGCGCGAAGCCTTGCAGCGGCGCGACTGA
- a CDS encoding MBL fold metallo-hydrolase produces MNREDAMSGRGIGRRQFLCGCAGFAAASLLPGKVFAAGNGNELKIQRLAWAGIRLQLPQATLFIDPLMNPDAWGAALKDRLIPVGDAVGDTYVAITHAHPDHFDPMAAAQALSKGGALVFPAGIQPQPMPEKARARPSALWEPQLLGDFTATAVPASDGYGDPQVSWVVSAGGRRIFHGGDTLWHGHWWRIARQFGPFDAAFLPVNGARFGWRKPVSGLPGVLTPEQAVAAATILGARRLIPIHYGIAGMDEEYRELDDPIGLLRKAARAKSAAAIAIQPMAPGEWLDWGS; encoded by the coding sequence ATGAACCGCGAAGATGCGATGTCCGGCCGCGGCATCGGGCGCCGGCAATTCCTGTGCGGCTGCGCCGGCTTCGCGGCGGCGAGCTTGCTGCCCGGCAAGGTGTTCGCGGCCGGCAACGGCAATGAACTGAAAATCCAGCGGCTGGCGTGGGCCGGCATCCGCCTGCAATTGCCGCAGGCGACCTTGTTCATCGACCCGTTGATGAATCCCGACGCCTGGGGCGCCGCGCTCAAGGATCGCTTGATTCCGGTCGGCGATGCGGTGGGCGATACCTATGTCGCGATCACCCACGCGCATCCGGATCATTTCGATCCGATGGCCGCGGCGCAGGCGCTGAGCAAGGGCGGGGCGCTGGTGTTTCCGGCCGGAATCCAGCCGCAGCCCATGCCCGAAAAAGCGCGGGCGCGGCCGAGCGCGTTGTGGGAGCCGCAACTGCTCGGCGACTTCACCGCCACCGCCGTGCCGGCTTCGGACGGTTACGGCGATCCGCAGGTGTCGTGGGTGGTGTCGGCCGGCGGTCGCCGCATCTTTCATGGCGGCGACACGCTCTGGCACGGGCACTGGTGGCGAATCGCGCGCCAGTTCGGCCCGTTCGATGCGGCGTTTCTGCCGGTCAACGGCGCGCGTTTCGGTTGGCGCAAGCCGGTCAGCGGCCTGCCGGGCGTGCTGACGCCGGAGCAGGCGGTGGCGGCCGCGACCATCCTCGGCGCGCGCCGTCTGATTCCGATCCACTACGGCATAGCGGGCATGGACGAGGAGTATCGGGAGTTGGACGATCCGATCGGCTTGTTGCGCAAGGCTGCACGCGCGAAGTCGGCTGCGGCGATCGCGATACAGCCGATGGCGCCGGGAGAATGGTTGGACTGGGGTTCCTGA
- a CDS encoding MBL fold metallo-hydrolase, protein MKFEELAGDVLMFVGDDHESVATAILDGEHALLIDSLGSQDDARWLRRVLCEDLRKTVRVIVATHFMSDHMAGLSLFPDALTIAHRHHRHTFLSQNRRVDAFYREPRAVFDSAMSLRWGRHELSLIHNPGKTMDHISVDVPGADLVCVGDNIVGNIVYLSKADPALIRAAIGRIRQFGRGTVVGGHMGKFPADVLDNAVHYLDRLQHHVTQLRLDFAADEADARIASIPIEACLAPPVEACAFEREWHRRNLDVVIAQSVFAFDAALAARAVQA, encoded by the coding sequence ATGAAATTCGAAGAACTGGCCGGCGACGTGCTGATGTTCGTCGGCGACGACCACGAGTCGGTCGCCACCGCGATCCTCGACGGCGAGCACGCGCTGCTGATCGATTCGCTGGGCAGCCAGGACGATGCGCGCTGGCTGCGCCGGGTGCTGTGCGAGGACTTGCGCAAGACGGTGCGGGTGATCGTGGCGACGCATTTCATGAGCGATCACATGGCCGGACTTTCGCTGTTCCCCGACGCGCTGACCATCGCGCACCGTCATCATCGCCATACCTTTCTTTCGCAGAACCGGCGGGTCGATGCGTTCTATCGCGAACCGCGGGCGGTGTTCGACAGCGCGATGAGCCTGCGCTGGGGCCGGCATGAGCTGAGTCTGATCCATAACCCCGGCAAGACCATGGACCACATCAGCGTGGACGTTCCCGGCGCCGATCTGGTCTGCGTAGGCGACAACATCGTCGGCAATATCGTCTATCTGTCCAAGGCCGATCCGGCGTTGATTCGCGCCGCGATCGGCCGTATTCGCCAGTTCGGCCGCGGCACCGTCGTCGGCGGGCATATGGGCAAATTTCCGGCGGACGTGCTCGACAACGCGGTGCATTATCTGGACCGATTGCAACACCATGTCACGCAACTGCGGCTCGATTTCGCCGCGGACGAAGCCGATGCCCGCATCGCCTCGATTCCCATCGAAGCCTGTCTGGCGCCGCCGGTGGAAGCGTGCGCGTTCGAGCGCGAATGGCATCGGCGCAATCTGGACGTCGTCATCGCGCAGTCGGTGTTCGCCTTCGACGCGGCGCTCGCGGCGCGGGCGGTGCAGGCATGA
- the gcvA gene encoding transcriptional regulator GcvA has product MKSFHPVPLSALRAFEAAARCLSFQAAAAQLFVTPAAVSHQVKRLEAHLGVKLFHRGHRAVELTAQGEALAASLTQLFGLINLALDRATAPAHADLRVSTMESFAAKWLAPRLHRFHRDHPEVKVRIETGNEQADFLRDGIDIALRYGPGAYTGVRTEHLLDAPVFPICAPSRPDDSRPPLTQPDELLRHTLLHDESAVGRAGVPDWAAWLESAGVTRMDATRGPVFSSIYLAQEAAIAGHGVALGVGPLVAEDLQRGRLIAPFDHVLANAYAFWIVRPPDGGDGNPAVDAFCRWLREEAAGVDSQTAIGVGAG; this is encoded by the coding sequence GTGAAGTCCTTCCACCCTGTCCCGCTCAGCGCCTTGCGCGCCTTCGAAGCCGCGGCGCGATGCCTGAGTTTCCAGGCCGCAGCCGCGCAGCTGTTCGTCACCCCGGCCGCGGTCAGCCATCAGGTGAAGCGCCTGGAGGCGCACCTGGGCGTGAAGCTGTTCCATCGCGGCCATCGCGCGGTCGAACTGACCGCGCAGGGCGAGGCGCTGGCCGCGTCGCTGACTCAGTTGTTCGGGCTGATCAACCTGGCCCTGGACCGGGCCACCGCGCCCGCCCACGCCGACCTGCGCGTGAGCACGATGGAATCGTTCGCGGCGAAATGGCTCGCGCCGCGGCTGCATCGATTCCATCGCGATCATCCCGAGGTCAAGGTGCGCATCGAAACCGGCAACGAGCAAGCCGATTTCCTCCGCGACGGCATCGATATCGCCCTGCGCTACGGACCCGGCGCTTACACCGGTGTGCGCACCGAACATTTGCTGGACGCGCCGGTGTTCCCGATCTGCGCGCCATCGCGACCGGACGACAGCCGTCCGCCGCTGACGCAGCCCGACGAACTGCTGCGGCATACCTTGCTGCACGACGAAAGCGCCGTCGGCCGCGCCGGCGTGCCGGATTGGGCCGCGTGGCTGGAATCGGCGGGCGTTACGCGCATGGACGCCACGCGCGGCCCGGTCTTCTCCAGCATCTATCTGGCTCAGGAAGCGGCGATCGCCGGACATGGCGTCGCCCTCGGCGTGGGTCCGCTGGTCGCGGAGGATTTGCAGCGCGGGCGGCTGATCGCGCCATTCGATCACGTCCTCGCTAACGCGTATGCGTTCTGGATCGTGCGCCCGCCCGACGGCGGCGATGGCAATCCGGCTGTCGATGCCTTCTGCCGTTGGCTGCGCGAGGAAGCGGCGGGCGTGGATTCGCAAACCGCGATCGGCGTGGGCGCAGGTTGA
- a CDS encoding PadR family transcriptional regulator — translation MGKQMTEMLKGTLEGIVLALLAGKPAYGYEITTLLRAKGFSEIAEGTVYALLIRIEQKGLVDVEKRPSEKGPPRKVYSLNAQGGKELEEFWRTWRFLSERLEQLR, via the coding sequence ATGGGCAAACAGATGACGGAGATGCTCAAAGGGACGCTGGAAGGCATCGTCCTTGCCCTCCTGGCCGGGAAGCCGGCGTACGGGTACGAAATCACGACCTTGCTCCGGGCCAAAGGCTTCTCGGAAATCGCCGAGGGCACCGTGTATGCGCTGCTCATAAGAATCGAGCAAAAGGGTCTTGTCGACGTCGAGAAACGTCCTTCCGAAAAAGGACCGCCGCGCAAGGTGTACTCGCTCAACGCTCAGGGCGGGAAGGAACTGGAAGAGTTCTGGAGAACATGGCGCTTTCTGTCCGAACGGCTCGAACAACTCAGATAA
- a CDS encoding DUF1048 domain-containing protein, with protein sequence MFIARMIDEKKRYRRYKTRTQQLPADYHTAIEALERYLMYFGPGKGEELLAMLEDLADLFDESAANRTPIRAIVGEDPVEFAEAFRRNYPVGQWIVREQERLTSAIDSVAREEKTT encoded by the coding sequence ATGTTTATCGCACGAATGATCGACGAGAAGAAACGTTACCGGCGCTACAAGACGCGCACGCAACAGCTTCCTGCGGATTACCACACCGCCATCGAGGCGCTGGAGCGGTACCTGATGTACTTCGGGCCTGGAAAGGGCGAGGAACTGCTGGCGATGCTGGAGGATCTTGCCGATCTGTTCGACGAGAGCGCGGCGAACCGGACCCCGATCCGCGCGATCGTCGGGGAAGACCCTGTGGAATTCGCCGAGGCGTTTCGTCGGAACTATCCGGTGGGTCAGTGGATCGTCCGCGAACAGGAACGATTGACCAGCGCCATCGACAGCGTGGCGAGAGAAGAGAAAACCACATGA
- a CDS encoding ABC transporter ATP-binding protein has translation MTILAKMATTRDREPAIRVQGMAKAYKELQVLLDVNFEVAPGSIFALLGSNGAGKTTMVRILCTLLRADAGTATINGFDVTESPFQVRESISLTGQFTAVDEILSGRENLVLVAKLRHLDDPGQVADDLLARFNLADAASRKVSAYSGGMRRRLDIAMSLIGRPKVIFLDEPTTGLDPEARIEVWKIVKELARQGTTVLLTTQYLDEAEQLADRIAILHQGHIIANGTLAELKRLLPPAKVEYVERQPTLEDIFLALVGNNDKDEPSEGHS, from the coding sequence ATGACTATCCTGGCAAAGATGGCAACAACGCGCGACCGCGAGCCTGCGATCCGCGTGCAGGGCATGGCGAAGGCCTACAAGGAGTTGCAGGTCCTGCTCGACGTGAACTTCGAGGTGGCCCCAGGCAGCATCTTCGCCCTGCTCGGCTCCAACGGAGCGGGAAAGACCACGATGGTGAGAATCCTGTGCACGCTGCTCAGAGCAGACGCCGGCACAGCCACCATCAATGGATTCGACGTCACCGAGAGCCCGTTCCAGGTTCGCGAATCCATCAGTCTGACCGGACAGTTCACAGCGGTCGACGAAATCCTCTCCGGTCGCGAGAACCTCGTCCTGGTCGCGAAACTGCGCCATCTCGATGACCCCGGGCAGGTGGCGGATGATCTTCTCGCGCGCTTCAATCTCGCCGATGCGGCATCACGAAAGGTGTCTGCGTACTCGGGAGGCATGCGCCGGCGCCTCGACATCGCCATGAGCCTGATCGGGCGGCCGAAAGTGATCTTCCTCGACGAGCCGACCACCGGCCTGGATCCCGAAGCGCGCATCGAAGTGTGGAAAATCGTCAAGGAGCTCGCCAGGCAAGGGACCACCGTTCTGCTCACCACGCAGTATCTCGATGAGGCGGAGCAACTCGCCGATCGGATCGCCATTCTTCATCAGGGGCACATCATCGCGAACGGCACCCTCGCCGAGCTGAAGCGACTGCTCCCGCCGGCGAAGGTCGAGTACGTCGAAAGACAGCCGACTCTGGAGGACATCTTTCTCGCACTCGTGGGCAACAACGACAAGGACGAACCAAGTGAGGGCCACTCATGA
- a CDS encoding ABC transporter permease has product MSTRFFADTAVLLGRSMRHITRSLDTIVTTAITPVALMLLFVYVFGGALRKNTDNYVNYLLPGILLIAIASGIAYTAFRLFIDMKSGIFERFQSMPIQRSSVLWAHVMTSLFANGLSLAIIVLVAVAMGFRTSASPLAWLAVAGILALFTLALTWIAIIAGLSAKSVDGVSGFSYPFIFLPFISSAFVPTDTMPGPVRVFAENQPVTSIVNTIQDLFAQRPVGNDIWIALAWCSGTLVLAYVFAMTAYRRKIT; this is encoded by the coding sequence ATGAGCACGCGCTTCTTCGCAGACACGGCCGTCTTGCTGGGCCGCTCCATGCGCCACATCACCCGCAGCCTGGACACGATCGTCACGACCGCGATCACGCCCGTCGCCCTCATGCTGCTGTTCGTCTACGTGTTCGGCGGCGCGCTCAGGAAAAACACGGATAACTACGTCAATTATCTGTTGCCTGGAATCCTGCTGATCGCAATCGCGTCGGGCATCGCCTACACCGCCTTTCGGTTGTTCATCGATATGAAGAGCGGAATATTCGAGCGATTTCAGTCCATGCCGATCCAACGATCGTCGGTGCTGTGGGCCCACGTCATGACCTCGCTGTTCGCCAACGGGCTCTCGCTCGCGATCATTGTGCTGGTGGCCGTGGCCATGGGATTCCGCACTTCGGCAAGCCCGCTGGCATGGCTCGCCGTTGCGGGAATCCTGGCGCTATTCACCCTGGCGCTCACCTGGATCGCAATCATCGCCGGCCTGTCGGCGAAGTCCGTCGACGGTGTCAGCGGATTCTCCTACCCATTTATCTTCCTGCCGTTCATCAGCTCGGCGTTCGTCCCCACCGATACCATGCCGGGTCCCGTGCGCGTCTTCGCCGAGAACCAGCCGGTCACTTCAATCGTCAACACGATCCAGGATCTGTTTGCGCAACGACCGGTCGGCAACGACATATGGATCGCTCTCGCATGGTGCTCCGGCACCCTCGTTCTGGCGTACGTTTTCGCGATGACGGCGTACCGGCGCAAGATCACCTGA
- a CDS encoding saccharopine dehydrogenase family protein — MTRSNRNVTVYGAYGHTGRFVVAELCERGWTPILAGRDAGKLDEMGSAFPELERRVASVMDPSSLDRALVGAFGVINCAGPFLDTAVPMLEAALRARVHYLDVCAEQAVALGIFERFSETARNTGITVIPAMAFYGGLADLLATTAMQDWPDADAIEIGVALDRWHPTAGTRAPRRPAHGSRLVFTDGKLEPLADPPPSREWTFCAPFATQQMVALPFSEIITISRHMRSDKVQSYMNLTPLNDLRDPSTPPPTSTDARGRSAQVFAVDVLVRRNGQTRRAIAHGRDIYAISAPLVVEALQRISDGRCRKIGVAAPAEAFVAHEFLASIRDLRLEGC; from the coding sequence ATGACGAGGTCGAATCGCAACGTCACCGTTTACGGTGCCTACGGACATACCGGCCGCTTTGTTGTCGCCGAACTGTGCGAACGTGGATGGACACCGATACTGGCCGGACGCGATGCAGGCAAGCTGGACGAGATGGGCAGCGCGTTTCCCGAACTCGAACGGCGCGTGGCGTCGGTCATGGATCCATCCTCGCTCGACCGTGCCCTGGTCGGCGCCTTCGGCGTCATCAACTGCGCCGGGCCATTTCTCGACACCGCAGTGCCCATGCTGGAAGCAGCGCTGCGTGCGCGCGTCCACTACCTGGATGTATGCGCCGAGCAGGCGGTCGCGCTTGGCATCTTCGAGCGTTTTTCTGAAACAGCGAGGAATACTGGGATCACAGTGATTCCAGCGATGGCGTTCTACGGCGGTTTGGCGGATTTGCTGGCGACAACGGCGATGCAGGATTGGCCGGATGCAGACGCGATCGAGATCGGCGTAGCCTTGGACCGCTGGCACCCGACGGCAGGCACGCGCGCGCCGAGACGCCCTGCCCACGGTTCGCGTTTGGTATTTACGGACGGAAAACTGGAACCGCTCGCCGATCCACCGCCATCGCGCGAATGGACGTTCTGCGCACCGTTCGCAACGCAACAGATGGTGGCGCTGCCCTTCTCGGAGATCATCACGATCTCGCGGCATATGCGCAGCGATAAGGTGCAGTCCTATATGAACCTCACGCCGCTCAACGACCTGCGCGATCCCAGTACGCCGCCACCGACATCGACCGATGCGCGCGGACGTTCGGCGCAGGTCTTCGCCGTCGATGTCCTGGTGCGCCGGAATGGCCAGACACGTCGCGCAATTGCGCATGGACGCGACATCTACGCGATCAGCGCGCCGCTGGTAGTTGAGGCGCTCCAACGCATAAGCGACGGGCGATGCAGGAAGATCGGCGTCGCCGCCCCGGCAGAGGCGTTCGTGGCCCACGAATTTCTTGCCTCGATCCGCGATCTTCGCCTTGAAGGATGTTGA
- a CDS encoding ArsR/SmtB family transcription factor, translating into MNTTQTIQALRALAHDHRLAAYRELVQAGPAGMAVGELRDQLDLPPATLTAHLNQLRAAGLVTDEREGRVIRIRADYDRMNGLIGFLTKNCCGGKSCAPAAGKKLR; encoded by the coding sequence ATGAATACGACCCAGACCATACAGGCGCTTCGTGCGCTCGCCCACGACCATCGCCTTGCCGCTTATCGCGAGCTCGTGCAAGCCGGTCCGGCCGGCATGGCCGTGGGCGAACTGCGCGATCAACTCGATCTGCCGCCCGCGACTCTCACCGCACATCTGAACCAGCTGCGCGCCGCGGGCCTGGTCACCGACGAGCGCGAGGGCAGAGTTATCCGGATACGCGCCGATTACGACCGCATGAATGGCCTTATCGGCTTCCTGACCAAGAACTGCTGTGGCGGAAAGTCGTGCGCTCCCGCCGCCGGCAAGAAGCTTCGTTGA
- a CDS encoding arsenate reductase ArsC: MTDKIYNVLFLCTGNSARSIMAEAILNVLGKGRFKAYSAGSHPSGQVQPMARQLAEAIGYDASQIRSKSWDEFAADGAPHMDIVITVCDNAAGEACPIWLGHPALAHWGVPDPVAATGDEEDRRHAYTAAFATLRRRIELLLSLPLQSLDRLAAQAKLGEIARVGAE, encoded by the coding sequence ATGACCGACAAGATCTATAACGTCCTGTTTCTGTGCACCGGCAATTCCGCGCGAAGCATCATGGCCGAGGCGATCCTCAATGTGCTGGGGAAAGGGCGATTCAAAGCCTACAGCGCCGGCAGCCATCCCAGCGGCCAGGTCCAGCCGATGGCCCGGCAGCTTGCCGAAGCCATTGGATATGACGCAAGCCAGATTCGCAGCAAGAGCTGGGACGAATTCGCCGCGGATGGCGCACCCCATATGGATATCGTGATCACGGTCTGCGACAACGCCGCTGGCGAGGCCTGCCCAATCTGGTTGGGCCATCCCGCGCTGGCCCATTGGGGGGTGCCCGATCCTGTGGCGGCCACGGGGGATGAAGAAGATCGCCGCCACGCTTACACCGCAGCGTTCGCCACCCTTCGCCGTCGCATCGAATTGCTGCTTTCGCTCCCGCTGCAAAGCCTGGATCGCCTGGCCGCACAGGCGAAGCTGGGTGAAATCGCGCGCGTCGGCGCCGAATGA
- a CDS encoding aquaporin: protein MIRQRLFAEFLATSLLLVTVVGSGIMAERLAGGNDAVALMANTLATVGGLYILIELFRPVSGAHMNPAVSTVMAMRGELSWPLLPGYIVVQLLGAACGAWLANAMFDLPLLEFSTKARTGLGQWLGEIVATAGLLLVVLRAPSSRVAAMVAAYIGAAYWFTSSTSFANPAASFGRMFSDSFAGIAPDDVPAFIAAQILGATLGAAINKLVGTADRV from the coding sequence ATGATCCGGCAGCGTCTGTTCGCGGAATTTCTGGCTACGAGCCTGCTGCTGGTCACGGTCGTGGGCTCGGGCATCATGGCCGAACGCCTGGCAGGCGGAAACGATGCGGTCGCGTTGATGGCGAACACGTTGGCTACGGTCGGCGGGCTCTACATTCTCATTGAGCTCTTCCGTCCCGTAAGCGGCGCCCACATGAACCCGGCGGTCAGCACCGTCATGGCCATGCGCGGCGAACTCTCCTGGCCCCTGCTGCCGGGCTACATCGTGGTTCAGCTCTTGGGCGCTGCGTGCGGCGCATGGCTTGCGAACGCGATGTTCGATCTGCCGCTGCTGGAGTTCTCGACGAAAGCGCGGACCGGCTTGGGTCAATGGCTTGGCGAGATCGTCGCGACCGCAGGACTGCTGCTCGTGGTGCTGCGGGCGCCTTCATCGCGGGTGGCTGCGATGGTGGCTGCATATATAGGGGCGGCCTACTGGTTCACCTCCTCCACATCCTTCGCCAATCCCGCAGCATCCTTCGGGCGCATGTTCAGCGACAGCTTCGCGGGCATTGCGCCGGATGACGTGCCGGCCTTTATCGCGGCTCAGATCCTGGGAGCGACGCTGGGCGCGGCAATCAACAAGCTCGTAGGCACAGCAGATCGCGTCTAG
- a CDS encoding phosphoribosyltransferase family protein, with amino-acid sequence MILVDDGMATGSSTRVAVVALRKRQPTRLIVAVPAGAPETCDEFRAEADEAVYAATPEWFAGVGKWCHLPINQCHPKLEVAGSL; translated from the coding sequence GTGATCCTGGTTGATGACGGCATGGCGACGGGCTCGAGCACGCGCGTCGCCGTCGTCGCATTGCGTAAGCGGCAGCCGACGCGGCTGATCGTCGCGGTTCCGGCAGGAGCACCGGAAACCTGCGACGAGTTCCGGGCCGAAGCCGATGAAGCCGTCTACGCGGCCACCCCGGAATGGTTCGCCGGTGTCGGCAAGTGGTGTCACCTCCCCATAAATCAGTGCCACCCAAAACTAGAGGTCGCCGGGTCGTTGTGA